The Theobroma cacao cultivar B97-61/B2 chromosome 1, Criollo_cocoa_genome_V2, whole genome shotgun sequence genome contains the following window.
TGCGGCTCGCGAAATGATTGAGGCCGCTGGTTTGGATGGTTCTTTAGGTCTGTCTGTGGCTTTGATGTACGAAAAGAGCTTGGGTCAGGACTCTCCTTGGGCTGGTTACCTTCAGCTTTTGCCAAGTCAAGAGTGCTTGCCTTTGGTTTGGACTCTGGAGGAGGTGGATTCTTTACTCTGTGGGACTGAGCTACATGAGGTATGATGTATCTGCAAACTGATGCTTTTCAGTTTTTGGTGTTGGGATCTTATGCCCTTCTTGTTGGTTGATGACTTATAAAGCATCCCATAAGGTAAGGATTAACAATTAGAGAGGATGGCATATTTCTGAGAATTGTATGTTAAAAGCTTGAAACTAGGGTTATGGGAATGCTAAGCTTTGTTTGGTTTCAGAAAACAAAACTGTtctgttttcattttcataaaaagtAGAGAATGTGGGGGAAGATATGTTTgtttaataaaatagaaaaatgagcCAAAATttgagaacaaaaaaaaaggattttttttcattgttttcaaagaacAATAATGGAAAACGGGAGAAGAGAAAACATGGGATAATTTGTTCTATACCTTGAAATatcccccttttttttttttgataatttgttCTATACCTGTAGGCAGACAGTTAAGGAAGATCAAGCTCTTCTTTATGAGGATTGGAAAGAAAATATTCTTCCCATAGTGTATTCGGCACCTCTAAAGCTTTCTCCAAGCTTGTTTAGTGTTGAAGAATACTTTGCTGCAAAAAGTCTTATTACTTCTCGGTCTTTCGAGATAGATGAATACCATGGATCTGGGATGGTTCCTTTGGCAGATCTGTAAGTATACcctctttatttttatatcttcatcatcatttaGGAAGGTTGTGGAAGATTTACctatttacaaataatttggggctttgaaattttttggGTGAACTACCATCAAGTGTTAAGTGAATTATCTAAATGCATGCCAACCTAATGAAGGGAGTAGCTCCTACCTCAAGCCATTGCTCAGACTCTTGGGTATGGTATGTAGtactattttttatatttgatcttTGCAGCCATGGTACATTGGCAAAATGCCAAAGCATTGTCTAAGTTTGTGATTAGGGTTTTTATATTCGTACTCTCTTTTGGAGTGTAGTCTGATAACACAGCATGATAAACatatattatgttttcttaGGGTGTGTTTGATATTTCatcgaaaatttaaattttcaatgcaTTTGATAACTCATTTTAGAAATCAATTAAATGTAAGATATTCAATGAAAAAGTGTTGAAAATCTTAAGTACTTAAAAGCTACTTAATATATGCAATCAATCATATTTAAGGAAAAAGTTGTCATTTAATTACATTAACATtatattaatgtaaaatacTCACATATGTTTAgtattttaactatttatttttgcttttttacttttactgATATAAAATACttacaaaaaaatcaataaaatatatgtttagGATTTAACTTTTAGTAGAATACCAAATGATTTTTATAATAGAAATTCAGTATATAATGTTTCACTGTTGAATTTTTCAGTTCTCAAACAGCACCTTAGtcttagttttttcttttcttttatctcttttcCATGAAATTCAGCTTTAATCACAAGACTGGAGCAGAAGATGTACACTTCACCTCTCATCAAGAGTCTGATGATGATGCTGACAGTGACAACACTGATAACAGcaaattaagtaaaatttCTGGCGAAAATAAGAAAGCATTAGGTGCAGCTTCCACTGGTGAAAATTTGTTCTTTCACGGTGATTCAGAGAGCTTGTCAGTTTTTGGAGATGATCCTGTGATGCTGGAAATGATTATGGTGAGAGATGTCATATCAGGTGTTGAGGTTAGCATCTTTTCTTGCCTTCTACTTATTTTATATCTTAATTATCTTCCCTAGTTTCTTCTACCAATTAATAGTTTGAGTAATGTGAGGGGTTTGTTGATAGACTCTGAATCCAAGATGCATAAGGTTAACTTTTGAGGAAAATAGGTCTCTTACTGAATTAGGCTTTTATTCAACCACATGgcttatattttcttttaaacaaTCAAGTTTGAAGACATTTTGAACTTGCAGCTAAAGTTAGAGTTAACACAAATTTCTCTattctctcaaattttgttaCTGTAATAGCTGTGAGAGAGAAACTCATTGACAATTTTTTGTTACTGATCTACATATTGGCTGCTAATATTTGCATCCCCAAGTGACCAATGGGAACTTATCACAGGCCAATAGCAGTGGCCTTCCTTCCAAGACTTGTGACCCTCTTATTGAGGCCATCAGGAGGAGCAAGAGTGATGAGGAAGATGGTTAAAGCAGTTGAGAGTAAAATGATCGAGAGTGAGACATGTAAGACTTGGCTTTATACTTGTGTGGATTTTGTCCTTGGGGACTGGCAATCATGTATGACAAACAAAGAGAAGGGAGGTAGTGGGGTTGGATAGGCAATTTGCATCTTGGGAATGATGGGAGAAAGTTTGAAGGGAAAGATTATTGGTGGATAGGAGATTTTGACTGGAGAGGAGTGAAAATTCAGCGTGGTACAAGGATTACATTTTTTGAGTTTAATATAATGTTATAGAGTTTTATTATGCCTAAGCCTAACTTTCagtttttatattaattcaGAGTTAGAAGTTGATACATATACCAATTAACACACTCTTGTTATTAGTAGTAACTAGTCAGTCACaatcaagaaaaaatatactgtgctttgtttgtttgtttgtttataCTGtgctttgtttgtttgtttgtttaatatataattttatgttgTACTTTCTGATATTATTGTaaatcaaaaagaaataaaaggaCAAGAAACTACTTGTATGTATTATATGGGAAGAATTACTTAGGTTGTAACTATTATTTACCTCATTCTGTATTTACCAAGTTTAGAAAATCTCTTGACTGCAATATCTATAATGCATGATGTAGTGTCTACCATTTCCACAATCGTGATAACCACTACATTTCTGCGTTTGCAATTTAAAACCTTGATCTCCAACTCATAATCAGGCTTTCTGGATAATGCTTGTtgtagaaaacaaaaaccttgGTCTTCAATTTTAAGTAGGTTTTCTGGATAATGCTTGTAGtagaaaacaaaaccaaaacataagAACTTGTCGTACAGAGAAGGAGTCTCTAGGAGCgaacaataattaaaacatAGGAATGGGTTGATACAAATAATGCCACTTTCATGTTTATTattgaaacaaaaacaagattATTTTATATAGAGTAAAAGTCCAAATAACAGTTAAGAAGCCCTTCAAATAAGTTTAAGCTCGAcgtagtaaaaaaaaaaaaccaatgtAATGAGTCTCTCTCTTGTAATAatatttcccttttcttttacttacttttttttttcaaatttgccTTCcacatgtgtgtgtgtgtgggTGTATGCGTTTGGGGGGTGGTGGGGGGGCAGTTAGTTGACAAAGGCTTTTTCATCTTCTCTCAAAGTGATCTTGtgtttttttccattttctctgatataattatttgattctaaTTTTGTCATATGCCATTGCTGCTTCTTTGGAACTTGTCCTTTGCTTTGGCATTTGTGCACTGAGATTGATGAATCTTGCCTTCACCTTGTCAGAAAGCACGTCTGTGTATCATCCTAGGTAGTTTGATTGATTTTACCTACTGAAAATTCATTTCCTGTTTTAGTTCTTCACATCAAGCTTTTCTCAAGCTAGCCCCCTATTCTTGAgtaattctaaaaatttttccATCTCAGGTTTTTAACACTTATGGGTCACTCGGCAATGCTGCTTTGCTTCACAGATATGGATTTACAGAGCCTAATAATCCATTTGATATAGTGAACATCGATTTGGAATTGGTTCTCAAGTGGGGttgttctttgttttctaATCGGTACTGCAGAGCCAGGTTGTCCCTTTGGAGAAGATTAGATTACTCTGGATGTGTAAGTGAGAACTCCGAATATTTTGAGATCACATTTGATGGGGAACCCCAAACGGAGCTACTGACTTTATTATACATAATGTTATTGCCAGAGGATGCATGCCATAAGTTGGATATTAGCATCTGCATGGCAGATAAGGTTAATGGATGCGTAGGCATAATCTTATCAGAAAAGCACGACATTACATGGGACAGAAGTTCAGAAATAAGCAAGGATCTGTTGCTGACAGAAAAGGTTTGCAGTGCCCTCTTGGCGCTTGCCGACATTCGTGAGAGTTGTTATGGTTCAAAGTCGATAAATGACGATGTAGAAGCTCTAAAGAGATGTTgcatgaaagaaagaaaactgtATCATTCTTTGGTGCTGCGTATAAGCGAGAGGACAATCCTTGAGAAGCTTAGGACTTATGCTACCGTAGGAGCTCAAACATTCCAAACAGCAAAGAAAAAGCGAATGAAGAGACATTGAGGTGAGAAAATTCATCTAGTAATGTTATTTATGGAAATTTCATCCGTACCTTTTGCTTGTTTTTGCCTAAGCCATCATTCTTAGATGAAAGTAATTGTGCAACTTTATCCTTGCATTCGTTCTGAGATGAGCACATCacggtttttgttcttctattGGTAAGtgtgatttaatttttattttgttttaataatattatatttttggtAGGTGTTGGGTGATATTTAATTGATCAGACATATTTTAAGCATAGACTGTCTCGACATGTTGGTTACTTAGCTAGGAAGTATGGGTTGGGTTTATTGGTGGGTCCTTTGGGGCCCCTGCCACCGCGTTAAAACCACTTACCATTGAAATTTTCAGAATTCTAGATATCTCTGTACAACCATTTTTTAGTTGTGAACGAACGGCAAGGAAACGACTCTGACGTAATTGCCAACGTATGCTTTGCTCATGCGAGGCGGGCGCACAAACCACTACTTTATCATTTCGGAAAGTGCCCCCACTTTTTCTATATTCACTCTCGTGGTATTCCGTTTTTCACAAATTCAATTCAGTGCCACTGTCGCCCCTATTCTGGTTTCTCTCTTCAAGCGAACAGCTTAACAAATGGGAGAACCCTCTTCTTGTTAAGCAAACTTAGGTGAGAGAGCAACCACTGGATCAAAACTTtagtgataaaaaaaaattattctctTCACTAACAAAAGTGACTCAGTTCAAAAAAATTGCTTGACGCCACTCGGTTAAACGTATACGATCTCATAGTAGATTGGAATTTGATTAAATCCAAacaattttgaattaaattggaattGGATTAAACttaagcttaattttgatttcaacatcaaacaatttgaaacttaattgagtataaattgttttttatatctttactgcgttttaaattaaatagagTAATGAATTATAATACAAAAGAAACCTCAATTTGACTTTTTCtgaattaatttcataaagaATAACAATCGGAATCTAAATAATATAACCTTTGATGTGACATGCATGGATTGGAACATCCCAAATGTTTTAAATCTaaaatgaatgagaaataAACTTTTCCTATAGTTGTTTTACTAAGAGATTGATCCACTTGtccattaaaaaatatatatgaaaaatgatattaggATCCTTTTCATGCTGTTGTGTTAAATTGAGATAGACCCGATCGAAATCAGCTATGATGATACAGTTTCTCGCATTTCGGTCCGATAGGTCAATTGTTAGGTGGTCGATATGGAACTGTTTGTATTTTTCGTGGCTCTTGTCTTGTGGacagaagaaataagaaagggACCAAAATGGCAAAGAGCGAAAAGATAAAGGGTTGATTTGACTTTAGAATAAAAAGCAGGGGCTTCcgtaaattttatattttgaaaagaaacaaaagaaaccgTATGGAAAATTTTGGCAGCCGGGGTCTAAATTAGGTGGCTGCCAGCGCAGGCCGAGCGGGAACAGGGGTTGGGTATAAAATCTATATTGGTCTTTAGTTTGTCATTTGCAAATTATTCTTCAATATATGATCAAAATGGCGTTGACGATGAAGGATACGTTCTATATATCACACGGATCGCCGACTCTGTCGATAGATGACTCGCTTCCGGCGAGGCACTTCTTGCAGTCATGGAAGGACACGGTGTTTGGCCAAACACCCAAATCCATCCTCGTAGTTTCTGGTCATTGGGACACTTCCTATCCCGCCGTCAACATGGTTCAGCGCAATGATACCATCTATGACTTCTATGGTTTCCCCGACAAAATGTACAAGGTGCCTTACCTACCCTACCTCCTTTCCTATTACTGTTGGTTTGTTCACTTTGCACTTTGCTAGATTGATCCTTCCTTTCTGAAAAGTTAGACAACAAACGGAGGATATTAATTCAATCTAACATGGATTTAGGCGATTAGGTTTGTATTAATTTGTGGAAATTATTGTCTGAGCAACCTTATGTTGTTGTATACTTTGATAAATATATTCCTTACTCTTCCCCTTTTATTCCCAGCTGAAATATCCAGCACCAGGGGCTCCGGAGTTGGCGAAAAGAGTGAAGGAATTGCTTATGGCATCTGGTTTCAAGCGTGTTGACGAGGATAAAAAACGCGGGCTTGACCATGGTGCTTGGGTTCCACTCATGCTCATGTACCCAGAGGCGGATATCCCAGTCTGCCAACTCTCTGTTCAGTCCAGAAGGGATGGTACTTACCATTACAACTTGGGAAAGGCTTTAGCCCCTCTCAAGGATGAAGGTGTTCTCATCATTGGTTCTGGAGCCGCCACTCATAACTTGAGGGCACTAGGAAACTTGAACGGTGCTGTTGTTCCTTGGGCTTCGGAGTTTGATACTTGGCTTAAAGATGCTCTCCTTGAAGGAAGGTTATTATTCTTTCtaatatcatttttccttttaatattttttatacattttcagaTTGACATCAATGGGCAATTAGTATTTAAACAAGGAGGTTCAATTTCATTAAGTGGGTGGCTGATGTCTAGCCTTCCTCTAAATTCTAATGAGCAAAATGATCAAACTAGCAAATTGACTGACTTAGAAAATGATACGGGTTAGAAAGCTGAAACATTTTAATGTTATTTAAATCACTTTTCTATCCCTTTGACCATACTGTCAAATGGCTATCTCTAACAGTAGTATTCACAGACGATTAGATGGGGTTCTGAATATGATTGGATTTTGGTTCTGATCCTTAAGGTCTGCTTTATGGCATCTGCTtgtccattttttttcaaatcctTCCAAGTGTATATTTAACTGAACTCAGCTTTGCCAGTTAAATGCAATTATGCCATGGTGTCTGTTTTGGTTGGGGTTTAGGCTTTTCCTCCTCACATTGTCTGTTGATGCTGTTACCGTTTAAGATTGTTCTTCACTTAAATCTGTTTTTGTTGGGTCCAAAATTAGTTCTTTTAGGGAAAATCCATTTGAAATATGGACTCCATATTTGTACAGAGTGCAAGTCTAAGATTACAACATCTTCTTTACAAAGGTGTttgtttgataaaaaaaagaagaaaaagatagcGGGAAATGCTAACATTCTCTATAAATAAGCAAGTTTTCCTTTTCAACTTATGAATTTACTGTGTCTTTGGGTCATGATATGGGATTTCCATAAATATTTCCAATgagattttttgtttgtttgcttatattgtttttctttttcttcttctttttgggTAGTTTGACTCCTGTGGTCACTTGATTCTGCTTGTAGATATGAAGATGTGAACCACTTTCAAGAGAAGGCACCATATGCAAAGATGGCTCACCCTTGGCCAGACCACTTCTATCCATTGCATGTAGCCATGGGCGCTGCTGGTGAAAGCTCAAAGGCAAAACTTATCCATCAGAGCTGGGAACTTGGTTCTCTATCCTATGCTTCTTACCAGTTCACAGCAGCCAGCTGAATATCCATTTCAGAACTCCCTGCCATATCACCTCTTTTAATTCCATCCATTCAATCTCAATAAATAAGATACAGGGAAGAGTGAGTCCTATGTTCAATCTATGCAGTATGTATATCTACACATTGACTTAtgttaattatatgaaatgcTAGAAGTTTGttccaattaaatttgatACTTGACAAGTTTGTGCTACAACAGCTCGCTACCTGTCCAGTGGGTGTTTAGTCCTCAATGGGCAAAGGCTTGTTTGCAGCACACAGTTGGGAAGAATTGTGTTGATTTGTATACAGAATATGAACTTGGGATGGTGtaaatttgatttgtttaaaATGTACTAATAAATGCAGTGAACAGATTTCATAAACTATGTCAATATGCCTTGATTTATTGGCATTCTCAAAATGTCTTCAAGGAGACACCTCCAATTCTGTAATCCAAGGTACAAAATGAAAACACTGACTCCTTATCTCAACAGTTCTACAAGAACAATAACTTGGGTTTGAATAACAAATTTCACAAGGATTTGCAGCCAATTGTTACATCATTGGTGTTCAAAAACTAATTCAACTTTACGTGATGAACAAATATGGTCCAACACTCATTCCACAGAACTACCAATACATGTATGGAGCATGAGGTCCACGAGAAAGATGAACCATTTATGTTGAGTTACAATCATCCACGTGGATTCATGATCTCCTCTCTGCCTTTGGTACCTATCACCTTTGTATACTATTCTTACAATGaaacaaaaactgaaaaagaaataggTAAAAATGTAAGCAAGTGATAAAGGAACAAGTTCTAAGAATTTTCAACAATAACAAAATGCTGACATtagatttcttttttcatatatatatatatatttatatattacaGCTAATGACCATTTTTTCTGGAAGGACACTAATGACAATTTTCTAGCCCTTGTAATCATAGGTAACATCGTATCTTtatatattcatttcaattaaAGGTACAGTTTAAAAgttagaaattgaaattttaatttaaaagttttggatttaaatttttaagatagATGAggtgaaatttataaaaaaaatggttatttttatgaaagtTAATTTGATAGTTGTAGGTATCTAATTTTGGCTAACTATTATTTTTGAAGTATTGTATTATAGAAGCCTTCTAAGCATAGAAGCGCCCAAAGAAGTTCCAAGTGTGGAAGCGCTCAAGGGCATTCCAACGCGAAAGCAGCCAAGGTCGATCCAAACGCGTAAGTGTCCAAGAATAAGTATGGAACAGTTATTTATACAGAAGGTGAAAGTAGCTCAAAGCGAGTGGGAGAGTTTATAAGTTATCTTCACATTTGGGATGTTCTAGAGAGCGTGATTTGGTGGCTCAGATATGGAGATagttaaaaagatttttttttaatattttcttgaaGTACATGTGCtttacccttttttctttctttcttccttaaaGAATACATATGGCTTACTATCAAGTGTCATTATTTCTTTACCCAAAACTTATGCACACTACCCAATTATATGGTCATTCTCTTAATATTCCATAAGCCGTTCTTTA
Protein-coding sequences here:
- the LOC18612006 gene encoding N-lysine methyltransferase setd6, yielding MLHRWNFVVVNGEEAHAVQAAPPMASRRLRAFKRWMKSQGIEFSDAIEFTDCPEQGISVRALCDLKGGDVVAQIPKTACLTIKTSAAREMIEAAGLDGSLGLSVALMYEKSLGQDSPWAGYLQLLPSQECLPLVWTLEEVDSLLCGTELHETVKEDQALLYEDWKENILPIVYSAPLKLSPSLFSVEEYFAAKSLITSRSFEIDEYHGSGMVPLADLFNHKTGAEDVHFTSHQESDDDADSDNTDNSKLSKISGENKKALGAASTGENLFFHGDSESLSVFGDDPVMLEMIMVRDVISGVEVFNTYGSLGNAALLHRYGFTEPNNPFDIVNIDLELVLKWGCSLFSNRYCRARLSLWRRLDYSGCVSENSEYFEITFDGEPQTELLTLLYIMLLPEDACHKLDISICMADKVNGCVGIILSEKHDITWDRSSEISKDLLLTEKVCSALLALADIRESCYGSKSINDDVEALKRCCMKERKLYHSLVLRISERTILEKLRTYATVGAQTFQTAKKKRMKRH
- the LOC18612007 gene encoding extradiol ring-cleavage dioxygenase, coding for MIKMALTMKDTFYISHGSPTLSIDDSLPARHFLQSWKDTVFGQTPKSILVVSGHWDTSYPAVNMVQRNDTIYDFYGFPDKMYKLKYPAPGAPELAKRVKELLMASGFKRVDEDKKRGLDHGAWVPLMLMYPEADIPVCQLSVQSRRDGTYHYNLGKALAPLKDEGVLIIGSGAATHNLRALGNLNGAVVPWASEFDTWLKDALLEGRYEDVNHFQEKAPYAKMAHPWPDHFYPLHVAMGAAGESSKAKLIHQSWELGSLSYASYQFTAAS